From Brochothrix thermosphacta DSM 20171 = FSL F6-1036, a single genomic window includes:
- a CDS encoding sugar ABC transporter substrate-binding protein — MKKFGVFFFVVLASAVLVLSGCGKGASSSDSDKDVLSVWAMGDEATQFKTIADDFKKETGITLKVQAIPWGNAHDKLLTAVASKSGPDVIQMGSSWMSEFSKAKALLPIDEYIDKYPNLDPKRFYKGAVESTQFDGKTYGVPWYSETRVLYYRTDTLKKAGFNEPPKTWDELAKVSKKLGDRGDDLYGLNLDPKEPTMPFMLARQNGSELVKDDKLLFNQAPFVEAVEYMDSFYKNGSSPTSNLGLNLVQSFGGDEPIIPMFVSGPWMIDTINTTIPDVKGKWNVAVLPKKENNISILGGANWSVFNYTDKKENAVKFLDYMSDTKHQLEWMKQTKSLPAVTEAADDKSLKDDKIYQVFNEQLKTAQPAMLTPSFDQFSQNFINTFEEIYKSDTDIQKAMDKFNEQSQAIYDSKK; from the coding sequence ATGAAGAAATTTGGGGTATTCTTTTTTGTTGTTTTGGCAAGTGCAGTTCTTGTATTAAGTGGTTGCGGTAAAGGGGCTTCATCCAGCGATAGTGATAAAGATGTACTAAGTGTTTGGGCAATGGGTGATGAAGCCACTCAATTTAAAACAATTGCAGATGACTTTAAAAAAGAAACTGGTATTACATTAAAGGTACAAGCAATTCCATGGGGAAATGCGCATGATAAATTACTAACTGCTGTTGCATCTAAAAGTGGTCCCGATGTTATTCAAATGGGCTCAAGTTGGATGTCTGAATTTTCAAAAGCAAAAGCACTTCTACCAATAGATGAGTATATCGATAAATATCCTAACCTTGATCCTAAACGCTTCTATAAAGGCGCTGTTGAGTCAACTCAGTTTGACGGCAAAACATATGGTGTGCCTTGGTACAGTGAAACACGCGTTTTATACTACCGTACAGATACATTGAAAAAAGCTGGTTTTAACGAGCCTCCAAAAACATGGGATGAATTAGCAAAAGTTTCTAAAAAACTTGGTGACCGTGGTGATGACTTATACGGTTTAAACTTGGATCCCAAAGAACCAACAATGCCATTCATGCTTGCACGTCAAAATGGCTCTGAACTTGTAAAAGATGATAAATTACTTTTCAATCAAGCACCTTTCGTTGAAGCTGTAGAATACATGGATAGCTTTTACAAAAATGGTTCTTCTCCTACATCTAACTTAGGTCTTAACCTAGTTCAATCATTTGGTGGCGATGAACCCATCATTCCAATGTTTGTTAGTGGTCCATGGATGATTGATACAATTAACACAACGATTCCTGATGTAAAAGGCAAATGGAATGTTGCTGTACTACCTAAAAAAGAAAATAACATTTCTATTCTCGGTGGCGCTAACTGGTCTGTCTTTAACTACACAGATAAAAAAGAAAATGCTGTTAAATTCTTAGATTACATGTCAGATACAAAACATCAACTTGAATGGATGAAACAAACAAAATCATTACCAGCAGTTACTGAAGCAGCTGATGATAAATCATTAAAAGATGATAAAATTTACCAAGTGTTTAACGAGCAATTAAAAACAGCTCAACCAGCAATGTTAACACCTAGTTTTGATCAATTCTCACAAAACTTTATCAATACATTTGAAGAAATCTACAAATCAGATACTGATATTCAAAAAGCAATGGATAAATTCAACGAACAATCACAAGCAATATATGATAGCAAAAAATAA
- the rplT gene encoding 50S ribosomal protein L20, which translates to MPRVKGGTVTRARRKKVIKLAKGYYGAKHIIFSVANQAVMKANMYAYRDRRQTKRNFRRLWIARINAAARMNELSYSKLVHGLKLAGIDMNRKMLAELAVNDFAAFTQLCDAAKVELAK; encoded by the coding sequence ATGCCACGAGTTAAAGGCGGTACTGTAACACGCGCACGTCGCAAAAAGGTCATCAAATTAGCAAAAGGTTATTATGGAGCAAAACATATTATTTTCAGCGTAGCTAACCAAGCTGTAATGAAAGCAAACATGTATGCTTACCGTGATCGTCGTCAAACAAAACGTAACTTCCGTCGTTTATGGATTGCACGTATCAACGCTGCAGCACGTATGAACGAATTATCTTATTCTAAATTAGTACATGGCTTAAAATTAGCAGGTATTGATATGAACCGTAAAATGTTAGCTGAATTAGCAGTTAATGACTTTGCAGCATTCACACAATTATGTGATGCAGCTAAAGTTGAATTAGCTAAATAA
- a CDS encoding Ig-like domain-containing protein: protein MLGKIVKVVAVLSLFLVSLSNLTTQVFAAEKGQEHITNIELLDGNNNPKSDFGQYESMQVKYDFSFKKGELVAGDTLKLQLPKELVVAKDITFDIKSSTDESVIIGSAFVAQSSGFITITFNNQATKYDTLHGFAKFWVLWDRNLIGGKESVILD from the coding sequence ATGTTGGGGAAAATAGTTAAAGTGGTAGCCGTACTAAGCCTTTTTTTAGTAAGTCTGAGTAATTTGACAACACAGGTTTTTGCAGCTGAAAAGGGACAGGAACACATTACTAACATTGAATTGTTAGATGGGAATAACAATCCAAAATCTGATTTTGGACAATATGAATCGATGCAGGTAAAATATGATTTCAGCTTTAAAAAGGGAGAATTGGTAGCAGGTGACACGCTTAAGTTACAATTACCAAAAGAGCTCGTGGTCGCTAAAGATATTACTTTTGATATTAAAAGTAGTACGGATGAGAGTGTAATAATTGGTTCAGCTTTTGTTGCTCAATCATCTGGATTTATTACAATTACATTTAATAACCAAGCAACTAAATATGATACATTACATGGTTTTGCTAAATTTTGGGTACTATGGGATCGTAATTTAATTGGTGGAAAAGAAAGTGTTATTTTAGATTGA
- a CDS encoding cryptochrome/photolyase family protein — MKHIVLFRNDLRFDQQPALAAAIAAKQPQDELLFLFHLNPEQFAAGTARHDYFFKTVEWFKQECRKIAPLHFIVGTVEEAFQELITEIGNDISFYFNRQMSGFGLKRDEQLIALLEKNTIPYQQFLDGHLHSVYDVMKPDGSPYKVFTPYFRQWVTLEKPGYHRLKVQFITAEKAQLTCFKKGEKVFNELVTDLKPSYWDDTIGLEAARQQMMTFLKNGLENYDTARDIPSIEGTSRLSPYLKVGVLSIVEVFHAAQSTEARGQATYIKELAWRDFYQMIACYHPDEKNNEIMPKYRAIEWEKNPTGFKAWSVGETGFPIVDAAMKQLNCTGWMHNRLRMIVASFLVKDLGIDWREGERYFSERLIDYDAASNIGGWQWAASTGVDAVPYFRIFNPTVQSERFDAQGDFIREWIPELVDVASKHIHEPHKYNISYIIPIVDHAKARLAAIERFKKLDEIK, encoded by the coding sequence ATGAAACATATTGTTTTGTTTCGAAATGATTTAAGGTTTGATCAACAACCAGCATTAGCGGCTGCTATAGCTGCAAAACAACCTCAGGATGAGTTGCTATTTTTGTTTCATCTAAACCCAGAGCAATTTGCTGCAGGTACTGCTCGTCATGATTATTTTTTTAAAACTGTGGAATGGTTTAAACAGGAGTGTCGCAAAATAGCCCCTTTGCATTTTATAGTAGGGACCGTTGAAGAAGCATTTCAAGAGCTAATCACTGAGATAGGTAACGATATCAGTTTTTATTTTAATCGGCAAATGTCAGGCTTTGGTTTGAAACGTGATGAACAGTTGATAGCTCTTCTTGAAAAAAATACGATACCTTATCAACAATTTCTTGATGGGCATCTACATTCTGTTTATGATGTAATGAAACCTGATGGTTCACCATATAAGGTTTTTACACCTTATTTTCGTCAGTGGGTTACGCTAGAAAAACCGGGCTATCATCGGTTAAAGGTCCAGTTTATAACAGCTGAAAAAGCTCAATTAACTTGTTTTAAAAAGGGAGAAAAGGTCTTTAATGAGCTAGTAACTGACTTAAAGCCAAGCTACTGGGATGATACAATCGGATTAGAAGCAGCTCGTCAACAAATGATGACGTTTTTGAAAAACGGATTAGAAAATTATGATACAGCACGAGATATCCCTTCTATTGAAGGAACAAGTCGTCTATCGCCTTATTTAAAAGTAGGCGTTTTATCTATTGTTGAGGTATTTCACGCTGCTCAGTCGACAGAAGCGCGTGGCCAAGCAACTTATATTAAAGAGTTGGCATGGCGTGATTTTTATCAAATGATTGCTTGTTATCATCCCGATGAAAAAAACAACGAAATCATGCCTAAATATCGCGCGATTGAATGGGAAAAAAACCCGACTGGATTTAAAGCATGGTCTGTTGGAGAAACCGGTTTTCCGATTGTTGATGCTGCAATGAAACAACTCAACTGCACTGGTTGGATGCATAATCGCTTACGCATGATTGTTGCATCTTTCTTAGTGAAGGATTTAGGAATTGATTGGCGTGAAGGTGAACGTTATTTTTCTGAACGTCTCATCGATTATGATGCTGCATCCAATATTGGCGGTTGGCAATGGGCCGCATCTACGGGTGTAGATGCAGTGCCTTACTTCCGTATTTTTAACCCAACTGTGCAAAGTGAACGATTTGATGCACAAGGTGATTTTATACGTGAATGGATTCCCGAATTAGTTGATGTAGCGTCAAAACATATACATGAACCGCATAAATATAATATCTCTTATATAATACCGATAGTAGATCATGCAAAAGCGCGTTTAGCAGCCATTGAGCGTTTTAAAAAGCTAGATGAAATAAAATAG
- the infC gene encoding translation initiation factor IF-3, with translation MKYPFFHVFEHHARFNLIWRWIIISKDTTLINENIRARELRVITQTGEQLGVQTKIAALELAERANLDLVLVAPNAKPPVARIMDYGKFRFEQQKKDKEARKNQKTITQKEVRLSPTIDEHDFNTKLRNAIKFLEKGDKVKASIRFKGRAITHKEIGLEVLNRFASECAEIATVESKAKMDGRSMFLVLAPKES, from the coding sequence ATGAAATATCCGTTTTTTCATGTTTTTGAACATCATGCTAGGTTCAATTTAATTTGGAGGTGGATTATCATTAGCAAAGACACTACTTTGATCAATGAAAACATTCGTGCTCGTGAACTTCGTGTAATTACTCAAACTGGTGAGCAGTTAGGTGTGCAAACAAAAATTGCAGCGCTCGAACTTGCTGAACGTGCAAATCTTGATCTTGTTCTAGTTGCTCCGAATGCAAAACCACCAGTAGCCCGTATTATGGATTACGGTAAGTTCCGATTCGAACAACAAAAGAAAGATAAAGAAGCGCGTAAAAATCAAAAGACTATTACGCAAAAAGAAGTACGACTAAGTCCAACAATTGATGAACATGATTTCAATACAAAATTGCGTAACGCTATTAAATTCTTAGAAAAAGGCGATAAAGTGAAAGCTTCTATCCGTTTCAAAGGACGTGCGATTACACATAAAGAAATTGGATTAGAAGTTCTAAACCGTTTTGCATCCGAATGTGCAGAAATTGCAACAGTCGAATCAAAAGCTAAAATGGACGGACGCAGTATGTTCTTAGTTTTAGCACCGAAAGAAAGCTAA
- a CDS encoding Cof-type HAD-IIB family hydrolase: MTLKHIKTIVTDMDGTALTSTKELHPITLEAFAEWQAQGGNLIMATGRLDLGARLYASQLNIKLPVISCNGALIRDWETGKVLYKNAVPMSIMEQTVSIAKAHDVPYHIYTTERLLSPELYGTMTRYVKMNEQAKTEDEKTPYTITPDILGALHEDEAMLKMLVIIEDNELLNKVRAEFLKLDVETVISGPNLLDVMVGNSTKGAAVEWLAEHGYLELETTLTCGDNENDISMLQSTPQSLAMCNAKDVVKEAATFISEVDSNEGGVGRFVKQHLLG, encoded by the coding sequence ATGACTTTAAAACATATTAAAACAATTGTAACTGATATGGATGGCACAGCATTAACATCAACGAAAGAATTACATCCTATTACACTAGAAGCGTTTGCTGAATGGCAAGCACAGGGCGGCAATTTAATTATGGCAACTGGACGGTTAGATTTAGGTGCACGTTTATATGCGTCACAGCTGAATATCAAATTACCAGTGATTTCATGTAATGGTGCACTTATTCGTGACTGGGAAACAGGGAAAGTATTGTATAAAAATGCCGTACCAATGTCAATCATGGAACAAACGGTTTCAATTGCCAAAGCACATGACGTACCTTATCACATTTATACGACAGAACGTTTATTAAGCCCTGAATTATACGGAACAATGACACGTTATGTAAAAATGAATGAACAAGCAAAAACAGAGGATGAAAAAACACCTTATACAATTACTCCTGATATCCTTGGGGCATTACACGAGGATGAAGCAATGCTAAAAATGCTTGTTATCATTGAAGATAATGAGCTATTAAATAAAGTGCGTGCTGAATTCCTTAAATTAGATGTTGAAACAGTTATTTCAGGACCAAACTTATTGGATGTTATGGTTGGAAACAGTACTAAAGGCGCGGCAGTAGAATGGTTGGCTGAACACGGTTATCTCGAATTAGAAACAACTTTAACTTGTGGAGACAATGAAAATGACATTTCAATGCTACAATCAACTCCGCAAAGCTTAGCGATGTGTAACGCTAAAGATGTCGTGAAAGAAGCCGCTACTTTTATCTCTGAAGTTGATAGTAACGAAGGTGGCGTTGGACGCTTCGTGAAACAACATCTGTTAGGTTAA
- a CDS encoding ABC transporter ATP-binding protein — MSQISLRNIEKIYEGSTEPSVKDFNLEIEDKEFIVFVGPSGCGKSTTLRMIAGLETISGGELYIKDKLVNKTPPKDRDIAMVFQNYALYPHLSVYENMAFGLKLRKVPKNEIKERIADAAETLGLTDFLKRKPSALSGGQRQRVALGRAIVREAPIFLMDEPLSNLDAKLRVQMRAEITRLHKHLNNTIIYVTHDQTEAMTMATRIVVMKDGVIQQIGAPIDVYNTPNNVFVASFIGTPAMNFFHGKIEGSSFVSDDFTIGVPEGHLKTLTRDGYQGKSIILGIRPEDIKDDPIAFDAYPDYTIQSTTIVAELTGAEFLLHSKIGKTNFTARVNSRTIHKANEQTSLVLEMSKAHFFDAETEQRLSL; from the coding sequence ATGTCACAAATAAGCTTACGCAACATAGAAAAAATATACGAGGGTTCAACTGAACCTTCAGTAAAAGATTTTAACCTTGAAATTGAAGACAAAGAATTTATCGTTTTTGTTGGACCTTCTGGTTGTGGTAAATCAACAACGCTACGTATGATTGCTGGACTTGAAACTATTTCTGGTGGAGAACTATATATTAAAGATAAATTAGTTAATAAAACACCGCCGAAAGATCGTGATATTGCGATGGTTTTCCAAAACTATGCGCTTTACCCTCATCTTTCAGTTTATGAGAACATGGCATTTGGTTTAAAATTGCGTAAAGTTCCTAAAAATGAAATCAAAGAACGTATTGCTGATGCCGCTGAAACGCTTGGTTTAACAGACTTTTTAAAACGTAAACCTTCAGCTCTTTCAGGTGGGCAACGCCAACGTGTGGCTTTAGGACGTGCGATTGTACGAGAAGCGCCTATCTTTCTAATGGATGAGCCCTTGTCTAACTTAGATGCGAAGCTTCGTGTGCAAATGCGTGCTGAAATTACACGATTGCATAAACACCTTAACAACACAATTATCTATGTCACACATGATCAAACAGAAGCAATGACAATGGCCACTCGTATCGTTGTCATGAAAGATGGTGTTATTCAACAAATTGGTGCACCCATTGATGTTTATAACACACCTAACAACGTTTTTGTTGCTAGTTTTATTGGGACACCTGCTATGAACTTCTTCCATGGTAAAATCGAAGGTTCGTCGTTTGTCTCTGATGACTTTACCATTGGTGTTCCTGAAGGTCATTTAAAAACATTAACTCGTGATGGTTATCAAGGTAAATCAATCATCCTCGGTATTCGCCCAGAAGATATTAAAGATGATCCGATTGCATTTGATGCTTACCCTGACTACACAATCCAATCAACAACAATTGTAGCTGAATTAACTGGAGCAGAGTTCCTCCTACACAGTAAAATCGGTAAAACTAATTTTACTGCACGTGTTAATTCACGCACGATCCATAAAGCTAATGAGCAAACGTCACTTGTTTTAGAAATGAGTAAAGCACATTTCTTTGATGCTGAGACTGAACAACGTTTGTCATTATAA
- a CDS encoding carbohydrate ABC transporter permease: MPALILLVIFSILPILVAFVISFTDMNLISLGDFSTLNFVGLDNYIAVLKDPLFLKSVSNTVVYVVIGVPLVIACSLGTALLINFSQAKIFVAFRLIFYTPSITNVIAVAVIWSYLYNPQFGFFNYLLSFLHIPPIQWLQDPAIAKYSLIILAVWKAIGINMIIFLAALQGIPREYYEASELDGASRWQQLYKITIPLLKFALFFVTVTTLIGWLQFFEEPFIMTEGGPLNSTMSISLYIYNNGFKFSNFGFASAASFILFIAIVVITLIQFRGQAKKDN, from the coding sequence ATGCCAGCACTTATACTGTTAGTAATCTTCTCAATTTTGCCGATTCTAGTTGCTTTTGTTATCAGTTTTACCGATATGAACTTAATTAGTTTAGGTGATTTCTCTACCCTTAATTTTGTTGGGCTTGATAATTATATCGCTGTTCTAAAGGATCCACTTTTTCTAAAATCAGTTAGCAACACCGTTGTTTACGTTGTTATAGGTGTACCATTGGTTATCGCTTGTTCATTAGGTACGGCTTTGCTCATCAACTTTAGCCAAGCTAAAATCTTTGTGGCTTTCCGTTTAATCTTTTACACACCATCTATCACTAACGTTATTGCAGTCGCTGTTATTTGGTCTTATTTGTATAACCCACAATTCGGGTTTTTCAATTATTTATTATCCTTCTTGCATATTCCACCAATCCAGTGGCTACAAGATCCAGCCATCGCTAAATATTCATTAATTATTTTAGCGGTTTGGAAAGCAATCGGTATTAATATGATCATCTTTTTAGCCGCTCTTCAAGGGATTCCACGTGAATACTATGAAGCATCTGAATTGGATGGGGCCTCTCGCTGGCAACAACTATACAAAATCACAATTCCACTTCTTAAATTTGCATTGTTCTTTGTTACTGTTACAACGCTTATTGGTTGGTTACAATTCTTCGAAGAACCTTTCATCATGACAGAAGGTGGACCATTAAATAGTACGATGTCTATCTCATTATATATTTATAACAATGGTTTCAAATTCAGTAACTTTGGATTTGCATCGGCTGCTTCCTTTATCTTGTTCATCGCTATTGTCGTCATCACATTGATCCAATTCCGTGGCCAAGCCAAAAAGGATAACTAA
- a CDS encoding collagen binding domain-containing protein, with amino-acid sequence MGITPDGVQDPNETLVKTGEIDKADPTLIHWIIRVNYARYDLKDIILNDIVGPNQKLIPDSFRGIYADYTSDVDFNIEKFILPEQFAVQSDTTFSVDLGSFKNTAIIAYDTRATDNGESSRYTNTVKATGSEISEVIFDGYTPINGGDGGGDGSNPPDTTTESDTTPDSSTTSDSSTTPDSSTTSDSSTTSDSSTTSDSSTTSDSSTTSDSSTTSDSSTTSDSSKTSDSSTTPDTGTTPDSNSLPHTGEESNHLLLYPIAGFTLIILGSYFILRRLQK; translated from the coding sequence GTGGGTATTACACCAGATGGTGTTCAGGATCCAAATGAAACCTTAGTGAAGACAGGTGAAATTGATAAAGCAGACCCCACACTTATTCATTGGATTATACGTGTGAATTATGCTCGTTATGACTTAAAAGATATTATTTTAAATGATATTGTAGGTCCAAATCAAAAACTTATACCAGATTCTTTCCGAGGAATATATGCGGATTACACAAGTGATGTTGACTTTAATATTGAAAAATTCATATTACCTGAACAATTTGCTGTTCAATCAGATACAACATTCAGCGTTGATTTAGGTAGTTTTAAAAACACTGCTATTATCGCTTATGATACACGTGCGACTGATAACGGTGAATCTAGTCGCTATACAAATACGGTAAAAGCAACGGGTAGTGAAATATCTGAAGTTATATTTGATGGTTATACGCCAATAAATGGTGGAGATGGTGGTGGAGACGGTTCTAACCCGCCTGACACAACAACCGAGTCTGATACAACGCCTGACTCAAGCACAACGTCTGATTCAAGCACAACGCCTGACTCAAGCACAACGTCTGATTCAAGCACAACGTCTGATTCAAGTACAACGTCTGATTCAAGCACAACGTCTGATTCAAGCACAACGTCTGATTCAAGCACAACGTCTGATTCAAGCACAACGTCTGATTCAAGCAAAACGTCTGATTCAAGCACAACGCCTGATACAGGAACAACGCCTGATTCAAATTCATTACCGCATACCGGTGAGGAGAGTAATCATTTATTACTTTATCCAATTGCAGGTTTTACCTTAATAATACTGGGTAGTTATTTCATACTTAGAAGATTGCAAAAATAA
- a CDS encoding carbohydrate ABC transporter permease encodes MYAASKKSKIIVGCILAIGGLFMILPFVWMILSSFKTEAEIAQIPPTILPQHWTFNNFIELFTRLNFFQYLINTLIIVFFSFIGLFLNAMAGYGFAKYKMKHKNKLFYLVLMTMMIPGQVTMIPVYLIIQMAGLTNTLTGIVLPGLVGAFGIFLFRQFMSTIPDELLEAARLDGASEFYIFWKIIIPISRPVLAVQGILTFIGGWNAFLWPLIVANDERYYTLSVGLSLLKGQHASNFALQMAGSSFMVIPIIIIFLFFQKHILKGFNISGLK; translated from the coding sequence ATGTATGCAGCATCTAAAAAAAGTAAAATTATCGTTGGATGTATTTTAGCGATTGGTGGATTGTTCATGATCCTTCCATTTGTTTGGATGATACTTTCATCATTTAAAACAGAAGCCGAAATTGCGCAAATACCACCGACTATTTTACCGCAACATTGGACATTCAATAACTTTATTGAGCTATTTACTCGTCTTAACTTTTTCCAATATCTCATTAATACGCTAATTATCGTCTTCTTCTCGTTTATTGGTTTATTCCTAAACGCAATGGCAGGCTATGGTTTTGCGAAATATAAAATGAAACATAAAAACAAACTCTTTTACCTTGTTTTAATGACAATGATGATTCCTGGACAAGTAACAATGATCCCAGTTTACCTCATCATTCAAATGGCTGGGTTAACAAACACACTGACAGGGATTGTTTTACCAGGACTGGTTGGTGCCTTCGGGATTTTCCTTTTCCGACAGTTCATGTCAACGATTCCCGATGAGCTTTTAGAAGCGGCACGGCTCGATGGTGCAAGTGAGTTTTACATTTTCTGGAAAATTATCATTCCAATTTCACGACCTGTTCTTGCGGTACAAGGTATCCTGACATTTATTGGTGGCTGGAACGCATTCCTATGGCCGTTAATTGTAGCTAACGATGAACGTTACTATACATTATCTGTTGGATTATCATTACTTAAAGGACAACATGCCAGTAACTTTGCTCTTCAAATGGCAGGTTCAAGTTTCATGGTTATTCCAATCATTATCATCTTCTTATTCTTCCAAAAACATATACTTAAAGGATTTAACATCTCAGGTCTGAAATAA
- the rpmI gene encoding 50S ribosomal protein L35, whose amino-acid sequence MPKMKTHRGTAKRFKKTASGKLKRGRAKTSHLFANKSTKAKRHLRKSALVSAGDMKRIRQQLDNIK is encoded by the coding sequence ATGCCAAAAATGAAAACACACCGAGGTACAGCTAAACGTTTCAAAAAAACTGCTTCAGGTAAATTAAAACGTGGACGCGCTAAAACAAGTCACTTGTTTGCAAACAAGTCAACTAAAGCTAAACGTCATTTACGTAAATCAGCATTAGTATCAGCTGGCGATATGAAACGTATCCGTCAACAATTAGATAACATCAAATAA